The Cutaneotrichosporon cavernicola HIS019 DNA, chromosome: 3 region CAGGCCAAATAGGCCACTTGGGGCAACCACCTTTTTGCTCCCGTTTTGCCCCTTGACACACAGAACATAAGAGCTTTAGAGCTGTGTGGCTACTATGACCAAGGGTCCAAACAGAGGCCAACAAGGGTCAAAGGGTCAAAGGGTCAAAGGGTCAAAGGGTTGTCAGTGGGGTTCCGCCACCCACCCGACCAACTTGCTGTACTACTACAGAACAGTACTCTGTTTGAATCCTTGCCCTAGCTTTGTAGCTTGTTAGCTTCCAAGTCACTGTTCACTGTTCATGTTGACTTTAATCAATCTTCATCCAACAAACTCTTTACATCCCATCATCTAGATCGGAACGCGCGTCAAACCGTGCATTCCACGACCTCTATCATCAACACTTttccctcatcctcatccttctcCACAACTCACTTCTGACGTGTTTTTCCTCCTTTGTCCCCCACCCTCAACCATATCCTCTGTTTTCCATCGCACCCATCGCCCACTTGACGTCCATTCACAAACATGGTACGTCCTGTGCTCATCATACTATGTGGTGCAACGTACATGGGGATGCTGCCCAACCTCGTACCGATGCCATGATCGCAATGCTGACGCCTTCTCTTGATGTTTGAAGGGTCAAACTCTCTCCGAGCCAGGTTAGTCCATTCTCATCCACACGTCATTGCAAAACGCTGACCACATTCATTTGTCTGACACGTCGTCCTGCGCCTGTTTCCGTTCTCCTCGATCCTCGCTCCCATTTTATAAACAGTTACCGAGAAGCACACGACCGTCGTGCTGCGAGAGAGGCAGTACTGGGTCGGTCTGTCCGACATGCAGGGCTGGCGGATAAGTGAGCTCTTGCCAAGGCAACTTTGACCTAACACACAGGCATGGAGGATTCACACTCGGTGCACCTCTATCTTCCGCCTGGTGGCTCGGACGCACCTCCCGCTGAGGACATTACGGAACAGCCTGCTGGGTCGACAGTGACCAATGATGGCAAAGAGGAGAAGGGACTTGCTCTGTTTGCAGTGTTTGACGGCCACGGAGGTTCAACGGTTGCAAAGTTCTCGGGCACCACGCTGCACAcccgcctcgccaacctAGACTCGTACAGTGCGCGATTGTGTGATAATACAGCTAATCCCTTCAGAGGCGGGCGACTACGAGACTGCGTTGAAGCAGGTCTTCCTCAagacggacgaggacctTCGTGCCGACCCCACCTTCTTCACCGATCCTTCTGGCTGCACTGCAGTTGTTGCCCTTGTCACTCCCGATGGCCGTATCTTCGTCGCCAACGCAGgcgactcgcgctcggTGCTTGGGTACAAgggcgaggccaaggccatgTCCAACGACCACAAGCCAACCAACAAGGAGGAGACCGCGCGTATTACCTCGGCTGGCGGGTTTGTCGAGTTTGGGCGTGTCAACGGTTCGTATTCTGCACTAAACTCTTCTAACAACTAGGCAACCTCGCACTCTCTCGCGCCATTGGTGACTTCGAGTTCAAGCAGAACTTCACCTTGCCACCCGAGCAGCAGATTGTGACTGCGGACCCTGAGATCTTGGTGCACCAGAtcgacagcgaggaggagttcctcgtcctcgcctgTGACGGTGAGTTTGCTGATTTCATTTCCCCAAATCTAACACCGCAGGCATCTGGGACTGCCTTTCATCGCAGCAGGTGGTCGACATTGTCCGTCGGGCCGTGGCCAATGGCGATGACCTGGGCAAGATCTGTGAGGACTTGATGGTTAAATGCCTCGCAACCGACTCGGAGACTGGCGGCATTGGCTGCGACAACATGACGGTCGTTGTCGTTGCTCTGCTTGGCGGCCGTACCCATGAAGAGTGGCAGGCGTGGGTCAAGGACCGCGTCGACAACAAGGTTGGCCGCGATACTCCCGAGTCGATCCCCGACATCTTCGGCCAGGCGCCGCCATCTGTCGGTGGCTTCTCTGGCGGTGGCTTCCGCATCGCTGGCGCCGGGGGCCTCGTCAACATTGCGAGCATTTTGGGCGCTTCTGGTATCACTTTCAAGACAcccgatgacgacgacgacgacgatgatgacgaaATGCACGTTATCAACGACGGCCATGTAAGTCAAGGACAATCAAGTTCTAACCACAGCTCATGGttgtcgatgaggaggaaggcgccAGGATCCAtgttgttgacgaggacggcgatgTACATGTCGACTCGGAGGACTCGGACGCTACCGCAAACGCCGCCGATGCCGCTGCCCccgcggcgcgcacggcCCCAACGTTCTCTTCCATCGGCTCCCCCACCGTGCCGACGCCCAAGCCTCTCCAGGTTGGAACTGAGTccggcgaggaggctgacAAGGCAACCAAGTGAAGTGTAATGGTTTCTTAGATGGCTCTAGTTTATTCCCCCCCACTATCTTATCTCCATATtgcagcggcgcgagacGGCTAGGCCTTGTGTGGCCCGATACCCGAACAGTTTACAATGCGAGCTTTTGTGTGGATCGTGAGTTTCTTGTGCGAGTCAAGTTGGCCGCGTATATTGTAGATGGGCTGCTTGGTGTCAACGGCGCCCATGGAGTCTTCCAGCACGTAGACAATTGTAGATCATACCCGGGTCGCCGAACCCGGGTATTTAGTGGTGACGTTGATCCTCGTGCCAGCGCCTCTTGGCATGAACCCGGGTATGGTTTGGGTTTTGATTAACCGAGTGATATTGGTTGAGCGGTCAAAGAGGACCGTGGATGATGTATTAGTTTCCGTTTGCCACTTTGACCAAGTATTATAGGGCTATAGTTAGTTACCCTAGATGACACAATGAACACCAAACTGACACACGCGTTCCCCGCTaccccacccaaccccctcTTCCGCACAAGACTTAGCCGGCTCACCAAACCAAACCTCCCAAGCCCTCCAGCACCATGCCTCGCGCTCTATATGGTCCCCATTCACCCTCGTAAAACATCTCTCCCATCTCTCTCATCTatctcatctctctcatTCTCGTCGCTCGCCTTAGCGTATAACACACTCTACTTCACCTTCCCTTTGCTACACAGCACCTTGCACTCACACATACTCTCTCTCCGCCACATACAGACTTGACAATATGTTCATTCCGTATCCCGACAACCTCAACATCAACAAGCAGAGTGTCGTACGTGTCGAGACCAAGGCAGAGGCCCCCTCCCCTAACGCGTCTAGCCGGTACCGGGTACAGAGACCAGCAGCACCAGTGGTGAGTACATCCGAGTGGAAAGCGCGGCAAGAGCACGCTGCTGACATTCACAGCTTTATGGGTAAACGGTACGAACGAGCTCCTGCTGCAATCACTTACGTATAGGCTCTTGGGACTCGTCCATCCTCCGCTACGATGACCAGGGCTTGCCCCACGCGCgcaccctcgccgagatCTTTGACCAGGGTATGTACGCTACCTCTCGACATGTTGCACGTCTGACTCGGCGCAGCTGTCGAAAAGTCACCAGACACGGCCATGTTTCGCCGCCGTGTTCAGGCTCCCGCCACCAAGCCCGGGGAGAAGCCAACGTGGACCAACAAGACCGTCGACATGAGCTACGCCGAAgtccagcgccgccgcaacGCTGTAGGCTCGGCGCTCCTGAccctcgagcgccttggccgACTCCGTGACCCGAACCTCCctgccgacgtcgagtcGCCTCCTGAGATCTGCACTCCCGACCTTCCCAAGTGGggcgacaagctcaagaacgGTGCTCGCCGTGGCTGGGCGGTTGGTATTTGGAGTGAGAACCGTGAAGAGTGGCAGATTGTCGACTTTGCGTGTCACGCGTACGGCCTTGTCTCGGCTTCGCTGTACGAGACCCTAGGTCCCGACACTGCCCAGTACATGTGAGTTGTTGCATGCAGGACGAcacgctgacgccagtACCAACCACTGCCCTCTTCCCATCAtcttctcgtcggcgcaccacctcgtccaATTGCTTCGCATGGCGCCCCTTTGCCCCTCCCTGCGCGTCATTGTGACCATGGACCCCATCTCggctgccgagcgcgacgtccTCAGCCAGTGGGCTGCTTCCCTTGgcatcctccttctcgaccagCTTGAGATGGAGGAATGGGGAGCCCAGGCCGACAACTTTGTTCCCCCCACagtcgccgaggatgagatCGAGATTGACCAGAACCGCATCGTCACGATCTCGTACACCTCGGGCACCACTGGCAACCCCAAGGGTgtcatcctctccaactGGAACATGACCTCGGCCGTCATCTCTAACGCGTACGGCGTCGGCGAATACTTTGACAAGCCCGGCTTCAGGTTCTTCTCGTACCTGCCACTCTCGCACGTTTATGAGCGCTTCCTCCAGATCCTTGTAGTGGACGGCAACGGTACCATCTGTTTGACCACTGGTGACACcaccaagctcctcgaggacgcgcagATCTTGAAGCCCCACTTCTTCCCCGGTGTACCCCGTGTCTGGAACCGCGTCTATGCCGCCATCAAGATGCAGATGGACGCCCCTGGCCTCAAGGGTGCGCTCTTACGCCGTGCTGTCGCCAccaagctcgccaacaGCCGCGCAAATGGTTCCATCCACCACCGTGTGTACGACGCCCTCGTGTTCCGCAAGatccgcgccctcgtcggtggCGAGGTCCTGTACATGACGTCGGGCGCCGCGCCCCTCTCGGCTGCCGTCCATGAGTTCCTGCGCATCTGCTTCTGCTGTGATGTCGTTCAGGGTTACGGCCTCACCGAGACTGTGGGCACGACCTCGAAGGGTATTCCCGAGGACATGAAGCACATCGGCACTGTCGGCCAGATCCAGCCTTGTAACGAggtccgcctcgtcgatgtcTCCGAGATGGGTTACACCCACCAGGACAAGCCCAACCCTCGCGGCGAGGTCTGCATCCGCGGCGCCAACGTCTTTGCGGGTTACCTTCATGACGCCGAGAACACGGAGAAGGCTCTCAAGGACGGCTGGTTCCACACCGGCGATATCGGCGAGATTGACCAGTCAGGCCGCCTCAAGATTGTTGACCGTGTCAAGAACGTCGTCAAGCTCAGCCAGGGCGAGTATGTCGCCCTGGAGAAGGTTGAAGGTGTTTACGCTCTCAACCCGCTCTACACCACTCTGCTCGTTCACGCCGACTCTCTCCGTTCGAGCCTTGTCGCCATTGGAATCCTAGAGCCCACGCTCGCCTCgaacctcgtcgcccaggTCCTCGGCAAGAAGATTTCACCCACGGATGAGGCCGcactcgaggaggccgtcAAAGACCCCAAGGTCCGCGCTCATCTCGTCAAACAGTTCGAGCAGGTCGCAAAGGCGAACAAGCTTAACAGCTTTGAGATGATCCGGGGCATCTACCCCACCCTCAAGCCGTTCCCTGATGACCTGTTGACCCCCACGCAGAAGGTAAAGCGCAACGTTGCCGCCAAGTACTTTGgcgacgccatcgacgcCCTCTACAacgaggttgagggtgCCGCCCACAAGCTCTAGAGTAAAACTTGTATATATACCAGGTGTTCAGTGCCGACAACGTTTGGAAGGATATCAGCGTTAGATGAATATGAAGCACCTATGTTGTGCCACTTGGTGAGGCGTGACCTGCTCTGCGCGGCATCGCGAGAGCTATACAGGCTAACTAACGCTCGACGCGCTATGGACACCCTCGTTTCTGTTTACGCGTCTCTGATCCTCCCTTTCATGGTGGCCTGACCTGACAAAAAGCTAATGAAGTCGGCACACTGTCATCGATGAGGTAACCGAGCCtgggagatgaggagaCCAACGGTGTCTCGTTGATGGCAGCTAACGACCACTGGCCCCATACCGATGAGTGCAACTCACGGAAATATCTTCAAGCTTATTGTGCGCTGGTCCACCGCCGCAAGCGGGCAGTTGTTGTCGCACGCAGCCAGAGGGTCTACTCCGACTTGACGGCAGTTGAGGACGAGATAAAGTCACCGCTGCTCAACGAATAGACCCAACGGAAATTGCGTTCGGGTTGTTGCTCCAGTCTTTGGCGGGGGTTTTCGCAGTGAGTAACAACACCAGGCGTCCGTGCACATTGGCCTCATCCCCCATAACTGGTAGTCACTCTGAATGTAGTCCGAGATGGTGTTGAGCTCGGTGTCATGCTTGTTCAGCCGGTGCTAGAAGTGCTCGCTTGACAGGTTAGCATAACGGCGGGGTTGACTACCTCCAATCTTGAAAAGCAAGTTTGTCATTCCCAGTGCATCATTGTAGACGCCTGGAGGTAAACAGGTCTGCAGTCACAGCACCCTATCTTGTTACGGCTGTTAATAGTTTTCAAGAAGCGCATTTTGGTGTAGGTTGTGGATCGCCGCGCCCGTTCACTGTCGCAAGTTGACCAGGCATTGAGGATCCGTCCCATCAATGAAAACCATTGGTGCTCACTTGTGTTCATTTTGCCTTGATCACCGCAAACACCGCCACAAACCACTGCTACCTGAATCCAATTCTATCGAGCCGCTGTCCCTTTCGTAGTGCTAGCGACCTTTAATACATCCTCACAACTAGAGTGACTCTTCAGAGATGCCCTCCAAAGCGCTGAATCATCTCGATGGTAGAGCGTCTGTGAGTACTCGTTTTGCCCTGTTGCTGTTGACCATACGCAATGACTCACCCCGATCTGCTTGTTCTTTCCCGCGCCGATGTCTGGGTCAAAGGTTGATTACAGGCCATGCATACATATCCTGTAGCTATGACAACAATGCCAGTTATGACAGCTATCTTTCAACTAGTGGCGCTTGTCCATCTCGCCTGTATACTTGACCGGCGGCATCTGCTGTGCCGCCTGGCCCGAGTATTGAGGTGTAGGTGGCGATGTGTGAGGGTACGAGTACGGCTGGGGTGCGGCATGACCTCCGTTGGTACCGTGATAGTCGTGGCGCGGTGCGTACTCTGGACGCTGCGGTGGCTGGGAATACTGGGGGGTTGTGTAGTCGGCACGTGGGTTTGGGTAGCGCACGTCGTGCGGATACTGTACGTGCTCGGGTCGGTACTGCGGCGCCTGGTGGTCGAGATTCTCGGGTATGCTATACCCAGGGTGTTGCTGTGGATGGACATGGTGGTGCTGCAGAGGGTGGCCTGGGTGCTGCATGCCGGTGTGCTGGGCATATGGCTGAGCCACCTGAGGCATGGGTTGATAGCTCGCCTGCGGAGAAGTATGCGCGCCTTGCGGATGTTGGAGTTGATGTGGCTGATGCGATTGGGGAAGGTAGGTAGGATGCTGTTGGTGGCCATTAGCGGCCTGAGGAGGATGTGACGGAAGGTATTGAGCTTGCCGATGCGGGGGCGGTTGAGAAGAATGGTATGAGTGAGGCGCGGGAAGTGGGTTGCTGGGGTAGGGCACCGGGTACTGGGATGCGCTGGACCGACGCTGAGACCCATTCTGTGTTGCCGTTTGCTGGCAAATGGTGCCGTTGGCCCCGTCCTGGCGCACGTCCGAGACACGGGGTCGCTTGCTGCGGGCGTCGCACTCAGAGCACCGGAAGTCGACCTGGTCCCAGTCGCGAATGCCGCGGCCGGCAGCGATGTCCTGGCGGTCGTGACACTTGACGTGCTGCCAGCGCCCACAGTCGTCGCAGCagacggcgtcggcgtcgtcagCCAGGTTCCAGCCGTGCAGCTTGCACACCTCGCACTTCATTTCCCATGACTGGCCGTTCGAGCCATCCTTAACGGACGAGGCAGCACTTCTGCTCGGCGTTTGCGCGCGAGTGGCAGGACGCGAGGCTGTCCCATCGtcagacgacgactcgacctcctcgccgtcgcgacgGCGCTTGCGACGCTCTCTCCTCCGCTCGGCGCGTTCTCTCTCTAACGTTTCCGCTTCCACTCGGGCGTGGATGGCCGCGTCACGGTTCGCGAGTCGCTCTTCACGCTCCCTTaggcgcgcctcgcggcGTTGCTCTCGCGCCAGAtgctccgcctcggccttctccttggcggcctgTTCTTGTCGCACGCGCTCCATGCgttcctccatctcgcgtTGTGCCTGATCGCGGCGCAGCTCCTCTtcacgcgcgagctcgcgggTGGCGATACGCGAAGAGCGTTTTCGATTGTTGATAGCCTCCTGCTTGAggcgctcctgctccttgaTCAAATTGTCAGTTACTGACAAGCCAAGCATACTCACAGTGAGAACTTCGATGATCTGGGGCGCGACGTCGTTCGCGAGCAGCTTGTAGAGAGCTTTCTCGTCCGGGTCGCGCGACTTGGCGAACTGTTCCGGCCATGTCTTCCAGTCGTAGAGGGTGACGCAGACCTAGATGTATCAGCATACCCTTGGAAGTCGGCGTGCAGTACTCACAGCCTCCCACTCAATGAAGCCGTCAGGCACTTCAGCCGCCTCTTTGACCGCaagcttgacctcgtcaGTTTCGACAgagtcctcctccttcacggcatcatcctccttcttcacggcatcctcctccatcgGCCCCTCCTCAtgctcctcttcctccccctcatAGGCTTCGATGGTCTCGTTTGCTTCGACAATGTCGATGTCCATCTTGGCCCCGACGGCCTCGGGCTCGCCAACGTCCCGCTTGCTGTCGTAAACCGCGACGCTGTTGATCTCCTGattggcgtcgagctcctccatAGGCTCAAGAGACTTGGCATTGGCCAACAGCttctcatcttcctcgacgcgcccgATCTCGTCGCCAGCTTCTCCCTTCGTGTGCTGGACGTCGTCAGTCTCAACCTTCGGTGAAGCCGAGTCGTCATTGCGCTCAGAttcctctctctcttcatcggcgccctcgccgatctcgtcggcctcgggtTTGTAGTCTtcgtcgccatcatcatcgacgatttctggaggaggcgaagGTTCTTCAGGAGCGTCCGACAATGGCGAGTCTTCCCTTGCGACTTGCATGTCCTGCGCAGGGCGAGTGGCATTGAGTTCCGCCTGGtgctcttcctcatcaGTCAACTCGGACAACTCGCTGCCGTCGTCATCCGCTTGCGAGTCGGTCTTTTCCTCTGCATTCTTTGTAGTAACCTGCATTCGTTTCGTCTCAGCCGTCTGCAGCCACTCGTCTGGGATCTGCTGCCATTCGTCGTCGACATTTCGTAAGCGACGGCTGACGCGCGTGCCCCGTGGCAATGGAGGTGCCTGAGAGGATAGCCTGGACGGCGTAGCCACGGGGGACGTTGCTGGAGCATTGCGagccgagctcctcgttgCGCGATCGGACCTGGGATGCGCTGCTGGTGGACCGCCCCGTTTTAATGCGTCGACGGTGGGTGTCACGTTGCCGTAAAACGTGACCTGCGTACGTTTCCTTGGGCCCTCAACGGGTTCCAGGCAGAGTTCTCGCTCCGGTGTTGCCTTCTTCGCCGGAGTCTTCTTCTTGTGCGACTTCTTGGGAGCAGGCTTGGAGCGTTTGACGGAGCGCTGAGCACGCTTGGCCTTTAACGACGTTGCCTTCGGGGCTCGCGGGGGTAGTGGCCGTGTACGCTGAACCCAAAGTCGATTGTCTATCACATCAGTGGTGTTCCAAGCCATTGCCCACCATCAAACAAAAAGTAGGTATTGCCCGCCTTGTCCCATCCGACAgggtcgacgcgctggcaAGTCAGCGAGAGCTGCGTAAACAGGTCTCACCCATGAAGCAGGATCGTCCTCCGTCTTAAGTAGCGACCTCAATCGCGTTGGATCCGCGAGTTGCCATTCGCACAACCTCCACAGAGCTTCCACCTTCTGAGACAATCCTAACGTTCCCCAGAGGTTCGGTTCTTCGAGGGCGCCGAAGGGGTTGGTCTCGGGTTCTCTCTTCAGCCACTGCTTGTGTAGGTGCTCGAAAGCATTATCACGGCTGCGGATGTCAGCACACTTCAACCACGTGAAATCGTCACATACTTGATCTGACGGTTCCAGGTGAGCGCGTAGAGCATCTTAGCAATGAGATCTGGGATTACCGCGTCTTCGGTTCCGTCCAAGTCGTGTTCAAGGGCCTGAAAGTCAGCTCAGCCCGCCCCAGTCGCCAGTGTTACACACCTCAATGTCCCAGTCGATGAGTCCGAAACCGTCCGAGAAGGTCCACACAAACTGGCTAATACCTGCCCATCGCCAGTCCTGTCGCAGGCGCTGCACGATCGGTGACGGTGGTGCCGGGGCCAAGGGGGCAGCCACGACCGGTGGCACGCCCCGGCGCGGCATGTTCAGTGCAAGCTCGTTGAGAGTAGGTGTGGCGGGGGTTCGGATCGAGGGCAGCGTAAACCGAcggagtggaggtggaggtgatAAGCACTCGAGTGCGGGGCTGCCGAGTGTTCACGTTCCACGCTGCACGCTGGGAACGCGGGTGGCGGCGAGTTTGGTTGGGACGCGTCCACCGGGACAGTGCTAAGGTTCAAGTTTGTTACGAACGCTGAGGAGGTCGGTGGTGACTACGTGCGCTGACAAGGTTTTGGTTATGGATGCCCGcggggcgacgaggacaggTGACCGACCCAGGGCGGCGTTGAGCGCGGGGGCGAGTGGATCTCTGTCCAGTAAAGACAGATAGGGAGAGGTGGCAGCTAGCAGGATCTGCTCAGAATCGCGCTAGATGTCACTGTCGCTGAGGAAGATGGGATTGTAGGATTGCCCGAGATGTCagttgttgttggtggtgaTGTTAGGAgagaagggaggagggttAGTTATTGATTGAGCAAAGAGGGACTGAATTAACTAGGGCATTCATAAACCCACAACTCATATGCAGTACAACCCTTTCAAAGCCACACCAAGTCGCCTTGTTCGACCCACCGATTATTTCCCACGTGAAAAGCACGTGAAGATGACGGAGTTACGGCATTAGTCCGAGTGGCAAACACAATCATAGTCCCCAGGGTTGGAatcctcatccctcatcaACACAAGTAAAGTAGTAAGTGAGCGCGACATTAGATTAGAGGCAACAGGATATCCTTTGTTGGATCGCGACAtctctcccatctcccaaTCTATCACACTCGTCTCCCTCTTCAACTGGGCACATTTCTTAACTCGGCCCCATAACAAAAATGTCCGAGCACAACTCGCCaaacgccgaggccaagccgaAGCCGGATGATAACACGCTTAACATCAAGATTCGTGCGACCGATTCCTCCGAGGTGTTCTtcaagatcaagaagaCGACCAAGCTCAACAAACTCAAGGTGAGATTTCTGTGTCCGGCAGAGGGTGgtagctgacatcagactGCGTATGCGGACCGTGTTGGCCATGACCCGACTGCCATCCGGTGAGCAGCCTTTACTCACGACAGCGCCTCATGCAACCAAtgctgacgacaggctTCTGTTCGATGGCGCGCGTATCCTCGACAACCAGACCGCAGAGGATTTGGACCTTGAGGATGGCGATGTCCTCGAGGTGTTGCTCGAGCGTGAGTTTCGTCGCTTGAACGTGCGCTGACGTTCCAAGAGGTCGGCGGCTGCTAGTCGCGCGTTCGTAGCGCCCCTGCTGTGCCGTCATGTTTTGCACTGTCCATCCGTCATTGGGCCTCCCCCGTCCCGGGACCTTGGGCTCTTGCGCCCCGTTGTGTATTCCTCTATGTaacctcatcctcatcctcattcCCGAACTGCTAAATGAGATTGTATAACATGACCGTGGCCAACTAATCACAGCTCTAACTAAACACCGTTGGCAACCTGCTCCGGCTCGCCCTCCACGCGAAGGCCCTCGATAGCCTGCGTGCGACCCTTCGCGCCCTCGGTGGCAGCCTCGCTTGCAGGCACGACCTTGGCGTTCCCGGGGTGGGGGTCGACGTAGTTCTTGGacgcctcgagctgctcctTAAGGACGTCACCACCGCATGCGGCGGCAatgaggccgaggaaggggggCGAGGGGTTGAGAGGGCGCGAGCAGAACTCGGGGTGAGCCTGGAGGCCGACAAAGTAAGGGTggtcctcgatctcgagcaTCTGCATACGCTCGCCACgctcgtccttgccgaTGAAACGCATACGCCCAGGTGCCTCAAGGCGCTCCACGTATTGAGGCTCAACCTCGtagcggtggcggtggcgctcCCATGCAATCTTGTGACCGCCATAGAGCTGGCGGAGCTTGGACTTTTCCGTGTTGGGCTCAAAGATCGTGGGGCGGAGGCCGAGACGCATGGTGCCGCCCATGTGAGTCTTTGAGATCTCGGGCATGAAGCAGATGACTGGGTGAGGAGTGTTCTTGGACAGCTCCGCAGAGTTAGCGCCTCTGAGACCGCACACGTTGCGGGCCCACTCGACAACGGCGACCTGGAAACCGAGGCAGATACCCAGGAATGGAACCTTCTGCTCGCGAGCCCACTTGACGGCCGTGATCATACCCTCCGTACCACGCACTCCAAAGCCACCAGGCACAACGATACCCTTGGCCGAGCAGAGAGCACTCCACGCGCCGTGGTAGCGGACGGGGTCGTCGGTCTCCATCTCGGGCTCGAGGTCTGACGAGTCCACCCACTGATGTCAGTCGCTTCTCACACCACAGCAACTCACGTGGAGCTTAAGAGTACGGCCACAGCGCATCGAcgcgtgctcgagcgccttgacgacgCTCATGTACGAGTCCTCGAGGGTGGTGTACTtgccgacaaggacaaTGTCGACGTGGTCGAAGAAGCGTTCCGAACTGATGCACATGTCGCGCCACCGCGCCATGAGCAACTCGCCGTTCTTCTTCTGTGCGGGAGAGACTGTGATAGtgttgagcgcgaggcgctgctTGAGGAAATCGATAAGGCCCTGCTCACGGAGCAGAAGGGGGACGTGGTACGTCGAGCTGACGTTGTGAACGCCAAGGACTTGCTTGGCCGAGACGTGGCAGAACATGGCGACCTTCTCCATCGTCGCAGCCTGGAGGGGGTGCTCACAGCGGCACGCAAGGAGGTCGGGAATGAGACCGAGGCCACGAAGGTCGCGCGCACCCGCCTGAGTAGGCTTGGTCTTTTGCTCGCCGCCAATGACCGGAATGAGCGAGACGTAGATGAGCGCAAAGTTCTCCGGTCCGACACGGAACTGGAACTGCCGCATAGCCTCGACGAAAGGTGCCGACTCGATGTCACCCACCGTGCCACCAAGCTCAATGATGCACACGTCGGGCTCCTCGCcggtctcgtcgacggAACGCTTGGACACGCGCTCGATCCAGTCCTGGATCGCGTTGGTGAGGTGAGGCACGATCTGGACCGTCTTGCCGAGGTAGTCCCCGCGacgctgttgtcagctcggTTGCTTGGCGCACTCacctcgcgctcaatgACGTGCGAGTACACCTTTCCTGTCGTGACGTTGTTGTCCGTGCCCAGCGACACGTTCAGGTAACGCTCATA contains the following coding sequences:
- the PTC2 gene encoding uncharacterized protein (Sigma factor PP2C-like phosphatases) gives rise to the protein MGQTLSEPVTEKHTTVVLRERQYWVGLSDMQGWRISMEDSHSVHLYLPPGGSDAPPAEDITEQPAGSTVTNDGKEEKGLALFAVFDGHGGSTVAKFSGTTLHTRLANLDSYKAGDYETALKQVFLKTDEDLRADPTFFTDPSGCTAVVALVTPDGRIFVANAGDSRSVLGYKGEAKAMSNDHKPTNKEETARITSAGGFVEFGRVNGNLALSRAIGDFEFKQNFTLPPEQQIVTADPEILVHQIDSEEEFLVLACDGIWDCLSSQQVVDIVRRAVANGDDLGKICEDLMVKCLATDSETGGIGCDNMTVVVVALLGGRTHEEWQAWVKDRVDNKVGRDTPESIPDIFGQAPPSVGGFSGGGFRIAGAGGLVNIASILGASGITFKTPDDDDDDDDDEMHVINDGHLMVVDEEEGARIHVVDEDGDVHVDSEDSDATANAADAAAPAARTAPTFSSIGSPTVPTPKPLQVGTESGEEADKATK
- the FAA2 gene encoding uncharacterized protein (AMP-binding enzyme); the encoded protein is MFIPYPDNLNINKQSVPVPGTETSSTSALWVNGSWDSSILRYDDQGLPHARTLAEIFDQAVEKSPDTAMFRRRVQAPATKPGEKPTWTNKTVDMSYAEVQRRRNAVGSALLTLERLGRLRDPNLPADVESPPEICTPDLPKWGDKLKNGARRGWAVGIWSENREEWQIVDFACHAYGLVSASLYETLGPDTAQYITNHCPLPIIFSSAHHLVQLLRMAPLCPSLRVIVTMDPISAAERDVLSQWAASLGILLLDQLEMEEWGAQADNFVPPTVAEDEIEIDQNRIVTISYTSGTTGNPKGVILSNWNMTSAVISNAYGVGEYFDKPGFRFFSYLPLSHVYERFLQILVVDGNGTICLTTGDTTKLLEDAQILKPHFFPGVPRVWNRVYAAIKMQMDAPGLKGALLRRAVATKLANSRANGSIHHRVYDALVFRKIRALVGGEVLYMTSGAAPLSAAVHEFLRICFCCDVVQGYGLTETVGTTSKGIPEDMKHIGTVGQIQPCNEVRLVDVSEMGYTHQDKPNPRGEVCIRGANVFAGYLHDAENTEKALKDGWFHTGDIGEIDQSGRLKIVDRVKNVVKLSQGEYVALEKVEGVYALNPLYTTLLVHADSLRSSLVAIGILEPTLASNLVAQVLGKKISPTDEAALEEAVKDPKVRAHLVKQFEQVAKANKLNSFEMIRGIYPTLKPFPDDLLTPTQKVKRNVAAKYFGDAIDALYNEVEGAAHKL
- a CDS encoding uncharacterized protein (PHD zinc finger), which translates into the protein MPRRGVPPVVAAPLAPAPPSPIVQRLRQDWRWAGISQFVWTFSDGFGLIDWDIEALEHDLDGTEDAVIPDLIAKMLYALTWNRQINRDNAFEHLHKQWLKREPETNPFGALEEPNLWGTLGLSQKVEALWRLCEWQLADPTRLRSLLKTEDDPASWRVDPVGWDKAGNTYFLFDDNRLWVQRTRPLPPRAPKATSLKAKRAQRSVKRSKPAPKKSHKKKTPAKKATPERELCLEPVEGPRKRTQVTFYGNVTPTVDALKRGGPPAAHPRSDRATRSSARNAPATSPVATPSRLSSQAPPLPRGTRVSRRLRNVDDEWQQIPDEWLQTAETKRMQVTTKNAEEKTDSQADDDGSELSELTDEEEHQAELNATRPAQDMQVAREDSPLSDAPEEPSPPPEIVDDDGDEDYKPEADEIGEGADEEREESERNDDSASPKVETDDVQHTKGEAGDEIGRVEEDEKLLANAKSLEPMEELDANQEINSVAVYDSKRDVGEPEAVGAKMDIDIVEANETIEAYEGEEEEHEEGPMEEDAVKKEDDAVKEEDSVETDEVKLAVKEAAEVPDGFIEWEAVCVTLYDWKTWPEQFAKSRDPDEKALYKLLANDVAPQIIEVLTEQERLKQEAINNRKRSSRIATRELAREEELRRDQAQREMEERMERVRQEQAAKEKAEAEHLAREQRREARLREREERLANRDAAIHARVEAETLERERAERRRERRKRRRDGEEVESSSDDGTASRPATRAQTPSRSAASSVKDGSNGQSWEMKCEVCKLHGWNLADDADAVCCDDCGRWQHVKCHDRQDIAAGRGIRDWDQVDFRCSECDARSKRPRVSDVRQDGANGTICQQTATQNGSQRRSSASQYPVPYPSNPLPAPHSYHSSQPPPHRQAQYLPSHPPQAANGHQQHPTYLPQSHQPHQLQHPQGAHTSPQASYQPMPQVAQPYAQHTGMQHPGHPLQHHHVHPQQHPGYSIPENLDHQAPQYRPEHVQYPHDVRYPNPRADYTTPQYSQPPQRPEYAPRHDYHGTNGGHAAPQPYSYPHTSPPTPQYSGQAAQQMPPVKYTGEMDKRH
- the SMT3 gene encoding uncharacterized protein (Ubiquitin homologues), with the protein product MSEHNSPNAEAKPKPDDNTLNIKIRATDSSEVFFKIKKTTKLNKLKTAYADRVGHDPTAIRLLFDGARILDNQTAEDLDLEDGDVLEVLLEQVGGC